A single window of Deltaproteobacteria bacterium DNA harbors:
- the nudC gene encoding NAD(+) diphosphatase, translated as MQRTFVSEVAPAQEHSGPSWWFAFHRNRLLVEIADNVLRVPLRERVEELGVTIVQRHYLGRYDGIPCHAVDLADESIPEGMDFKDLRQVYGLLEEDLFVLGGRAVQIVEWDRTHQYCGRCGNPTQTKEKERAKVCPRCGLMNFPRLSPAIIVAVERGNEILLARSAHFPKGMFSVLAGFVEPGETIEECVVREVKEEVGITVGNPRYFGSQPWPFPNSLMLGFTAEYVEGDLELDPTEIAEAGWFRADALPSVPGRISIAGRMIRWFQDKSRLPR; from the coding sequence ATGCAGAGAACGTTCGTCTCCGAAGTCGCACCGGCTCAAGAACATAGCGGACCGTCGTGGTGGTTCGCCTTTCATCGTAACCGACTGTTAGTTGAGATCGCGGATAACGTCTTGCGCGTGCCCCTGCGCGAGCGGGTCGAAGAGTTAGGGGTAACAATCGTCCAGCGCCACTACCTGGGTCGCTACGATGGCATCCCGTGTCATGCGGTGGATCTGGCTGACGAATCCATCCCTGAAGGGATGGACTTCAAAGACCTGCGACAAGTCTACGGCCTGCTAGAGGAGGATTTGTTCGTCCTCGGGGGCCGCGCAGTGCAGATTGTCGAGTGGGACCGGACCCACCAGTATTGTGGCCGTTGTGGCAATCCGACGCAGACCAAAGAGAAAGAGCGAGCCAAAGTTTGCCCGCGATGTGGGCTGATGAACTTTCCACGCTTGTCGCCAGCGATCATTGTCGCCGTCGAACGTGGCAATGAAATCTTGCTGGCCCGTTCTGCCCATTTTCCCAAGGGGATGTTCAGCGTCCTGGCTGGTTTTGTCGAACCAGGCGAGACCATAGAGGAGTGTGTGGTACGCGAGGTCAAGGAAGAGGTCGGCATTACCGTCGGCAACCCGCGCTATTTCGGTAGTCAACCCTGGCCGTTTCCGAATTCACTCATGTTGGGCTTTACCGCAGAGTATGTGGAAGGGGATCTGGAACTTGACCCTACTGAAATTGCCGAAGCCGGGTGGTTTCGTGCCGACGCCCTGCCCTCTGTCCCTGGTCGCATTAGCATCGCCGGGCGGATGATCAGGTGGTTTCAGGACAAGTCGCGTTTGCCCCGCTAA
- a CDS encoding NIPSNAP family protein produces the protein MIYEWRTYEATSGKFAALHTHLKVAAALFEKHGLNTLGFWTEEIGTAFQISYMWMYEDIDERQKKLGAFAADEAWKQQVAKETEKEGPVVARIHNTMLQRTPYSPEPKITTNVQEWRIYDAMPGKLPDLNNRFANHTLKLFAKHGITSIGYWTEMFGTSNRLVYMLGYANLGEREKSWAAFQADPEWQQARAASEKNGPLVARVSSCILRPTAFSPKG, from the coding sequence ATGATCTATGAATGGCGAACGTACGAAGCAACGTCAGGCAAGTTCGCAGCCTTGCACACCCATCTCAAAGTTGCGGCGGCCTTGTTTGAAAAACATGGGCTCAATACGCTCGGTTTCTGGACGGAAGAAATTGGCACCGCCTTCCAGATCTCGTACATGTGGATGTACGAAGACATAGACGAGCGTCAGAAGAAGCTCGGGGCATTCGCAGCCGACGAGGCTTGGAAACAGCAGGTTGCAAAGGAAACCGAGAAGGAAGGACCCGTTGTCGCGCGCATTCACAACACGATGCTGCAACGCACGCCGTACTCACCGGAACCGAAAATTACCACCAACGTTCAGGAGTGGCGCATTTACGATGCGATGCCGGGAAAACTCCCAGACCTCAACAACCGCTTCGCCAACCACACGTTGAAGCTCTTTGCCAAGCATGGCATCACGAGTATCGGCTACTGGACTGAAATGTTCGGTACCAGCAACCGGCTGGTGTATATGCTGGGCTATGCGAATCTTGGAGAGCGAGAAAAGAGCTGGGCTGCGTTCCAGGCTGATCCAGAGTGGCAGCAGGCGCGCGCAGCGTCTGAGAAGAATGGCCCGCTGGTGGCGAGGGTGAGTAGTTGTATTCTGCGTCCAACGGCATTTTCACCTAAAGGGTAA
- a CDS encoding amidohydrolase — protein sequence MANSIIRKPIISSDSHVMEPPDTYTARIDKKYKDIAPHVVWNDNSGDTYIIDGMKQTIPMGLVAAAGVSAEGLATSARFAKFADLHRGGWDPQARMADQDRDGVAAEVIYPSVGMILCNHPDGDYKKACFDAYNLWIAEYCNAHPDRLLGLGQTAMRTPEEGIKDLEKMKAMGLRGVMMPGFPMQEDYDSPIYDEFFEAAISLKMPLSFHILTSREGIAVAPRGPRINSFLSIIRGNQDIMGLFIFGGVFERHPNLRIACVEADAGWVPHFMYRMDHAYDRHRYWLTTSKLSKMPSQYFSEHIYMTFQDDWVAFRSADMLNPRRLMWANDFPHSDSTWPNSQALLREHSQSLTDEQKDWVLHDNVAEFYGMTL from the coding sequence ATGGCGAACAGTATCATCAGAAAACCTATCATCTCCTCAGATTCTCACGTGATGGAGCCGCCGGACACATACACGGCCCGGATCGACAAGAAGTACAAGGACATTGCCCCACACGTAGTGTGGAATGACAACAGCGGAGATACCTACATCATTGACGGGATGAAGCAAACCATTCCCATGGGACTCGTCGCGGCGGCGGGCGTTTCCGCTGAAGGCCTGGCCACCTCAGCGCGGTTCGCGAAGTTTGCGGATCTCCATCGTGGCGGCTGGGACCCGCAAGCACGCATGGCCGATCAGGACCGCGACGGTGTGGCCGCCGAGGTCATTTATCCCAGCGTCGGGATGATCCTGTGCAACCATCCAGACGGTGACTACAAGAAGGCGTGCTTCGACGCCTACAATCTGTGGATCGCCGAGTATTGCAACGCCCACCCCGATCGGCTGTTAGGACTCGGTCAGACCGCGATGCGGACCCCTGAGGAAGGCATTAAGGACCTTGAGAAAATGAAGGCTATGGGCCTACGTGGTGTGATGATGCCCGGCTTTCCCATGCAGGAAGATTACGACAGCCCCATCTATGATGAGTTCTTCGAGGCCGCGATCTCGTTAAAAATGCCGCTCAGTTTCCACATTCTGACGTCGCGCGAAGGTATCGCTGTTGCTCCTCGTGGGCCGCGGATCAACTCCTTCCTGTCGATTATCCGTGGCAATCAGGACATCATGGGTCTCTTCATTTTTGGTGGGGTGTTCGAGCGGCATCCGAACCTCAGGATCGCGTGCGTCGAGGCAGACGCTGGATGGGTCCCGCATTTCATGTACCGTATGGACCACGCCTATGATCGTCATCGCTATTGGCTCACGACCAGTAAGTTGTCGAAGATGCCGAGCCAGTATTTCAGCGAGCATATCTATATGACCTTCCAGGATGATTGGGTCGCGTTCAGAAGCGCTGACATGTTGAATCCGCGCCGCCTGATGTGGGCCAATGACTTCCCGCACAGCGATTCAACCTGGCCTAATTCGCAGGCACTCCTCCGCGAACACTCGCAGTCCTTGACCGACGAGCAGAAGGACTGGGTTCTGCATGACAACGTCGCGGAGTTTTATGGCATGACGCTGTAA
- a CDS encoding DUF899 domain-containing protein: MTVCCYTTYSCSGRGLDRLNGAYHHLDVLPKGRDEVGLSDTQEWIKHHDKY; encoded by the coding sequence TTGACAGTGTGTTGCTACACTACCTACTCCTGCTCTGGGCGCGGATTAGACAGGCTCAACGGGGCCTATCACCATCTCGATGTCTTACCGAAAGGACGCGATGAAGTCGGACTCTCGGACACCCAAGAGTGGATCAAACACCACGATAAGTATTAG
- a CDS encoding FAA hydrolase family protein, which translates to MIMSVLDGPRTEWRRIFHEGQPKWVQSEGDAVLLGDGRQLAETEVSYLPPCEPTTILCIHLNYESRRLEFRAPQIDTPTYFQKPTTALNSHRGALVRPQGTQYLNYEGEVAVIIGKPMRNISREDTWAYIAGFAPGNDAGSQDFRDTDAGSMLRVKGMDGFCPLGPGIVSGVDIRKATLRTYVNGKIVQEGAISEMIFPIDYILADLCRYITLLPGDVIMSGTPRNSRPMNVGDLVEVEVTGVGRLSNRVVEAPAPTQRVGHQPTDTDAVRRVALGSDWWDKQEKR; encoded by the coding sequence ATGATCATGAGCGTTCTCGATGGACCGCGCACAGAGTGGCGAAGGATTTTTCACGAAGGACAACCGAAGTGGGTACAATCCGAAGGCGACGCCGTACTGCTGGGCGATGGTCGTCAACTGGCGGAGACCGAAGTCTCGTATCTGCCGCCATGCGAGCCGACCACGATTCTGTGCATTCATTTGAATTATGAGTCTCGTCGCTTGGAATTCCGCGCGCCACAGATCGACACGCCAACCTATTTCCAGAAGCCGACCACCGCACTGAACAGTCACCGCGGCGCGTTAGTACGGCCACAAGGCACGCAGTATCTCAACTACGAGGGCGAGGTAGCGGTGATTATCGGTAAACCCATGCGCAACATCAGCCGCGAAGATACCTGGGCGTACATCGCAGGCTTTGCCCCTGGTAATGATGCCGGCAGTCAAGACTTCCGTGATACCGACGCCGGTTCGATGCTGCGTGTAAAAGGGATGGACGGCTTTTGCCCGCTCGGTCCAGGTATTGTCAGCGGTGTTGATATTCGCAAGGCCACGCTCCGTACCTACGTCAACGGCAAGATCGTCCAAGAAGGAGCGATCAGTGAGATGATCTTTCCGATTGATTACATCCTGGCCGATCTCTGTCGCTATATCACGTTGTTACCTGGCGATGTGATTATGTCCGGTACACCGCGCAACTCGCGCCCGATGAATGTTGGTGACCTTGTCGAAGTTGAGGTCACAGGTGTAGGTCGACTCTCTAATCGAGTCGTCGAAGCACCGGCACCGACCCAGCGCGTTGGCCATCAGC
- a CDS encoding NAD(P)-dependent alcohol dehydrogenase — MKAARLHTFDETLKRDQLLQLEELPNPTIQEPDDVIVRVGGAGLCRTDLHIVEGIWRAKVDRSLPYILGHENAGWVHEAGPSVKTVKAGDPVIVHPLITDGTCSACRRGEDMHCQNSAFPGISHDGGFAQFLHTKERSLIKLPANLEPKSVAPYADAGLTAYRAARKAADILKPGMTAAIIGFGGLGHIAAQVLRALCAGTIIIVDSSQQALKLATDMGFQYQVLGGPGAVDDVRRLTDGGADAVIDFVGEKGTPDQGMAMLRRGGTYYVVGYGGVVQVPAIDMIFSEFSVVGTLVGNYSELSALMTLAAQGHVKLATREYRLAQVNEAMHDLIAGRLPGRGVLIP, encoded by the coding sequence ATGAAAGCCGCACGATTGCATACCTTCGATGAAACGCTGAAACGCGATCAATTGCTGCAACTGGAGGAACTACCCAATCCGACGATTCAGGAACCCGACGATGTCATTGTGCGGGTGGGTGGTGCCGGGCTGTGTCGCACGGATTTGCATATCGTCGAAGGAATATGGCGCGCCAAAGTCGACCGCTCGCTCCCCTATATTCTCGGCCACGAGAATGCTGGCTGGGTCCATGAAGCCGGTCCGAGTGTAAAGACCGTCAAAGCAGGCGACCCTGTGATCGTGCATCCTTTGATCACTGATGGAACCTGCTCTGCCTGTCGGCGGGGCGAAGATATGCATTGCCAGAACAGCGCGTTTCCCGGCATCAGTCACGACGGTGGCTTTGCCCAGTTCCTGCATACGAAAGAGCGGTCGCTGATTAAACTCCCGGCCAATCTGGAACCCAAATCGGTGGCTCCGTACGCCGATGCTGGGCTCACGGCGTACCGGGCCGCCCGCAAGGCAGCTGACATCTTGAAGCCCGGCATGACAGCGGCCATCATTGGCTTTGGTGGCCTGGGACATATTGCGGCGCAAGTGCTGCGGGCGTTGTGCGCTGGCACCATTATCATTGTCGATAGCTCGCAACAGGCATTGAAGCTCGCCACCGATATGGGGTTTCAGTACCAGGTGTTAGGTGGACCTGGGGCAGTGGATGATGTGCGTCGTCTCACTGATGGTGGCGCAGATGCGGTGATCGACTTTGTCGGTGAGAAAGGAACGCCAGACCAGGGCATGGCCATGTTACGGCGCGGTGGCACCTATTATGTCGTGGGCTATGGTGGCGTCGTACAGGTTCCAGCCATCGACATGATTTTTAGCGAGTTCAGTGTCGTGGGCACGCTCGTCGGTAACTACTCGGAACTGTCGGCATTGATGACGCTGGCTGCGCAAGGGCACGTCAAACTGGCGACGCGTGAGTATCGTCTCGCCCAAGTGAACGAAGCGATGCATGACCTGATCGCTGGACGGCTGCCAGGGCGTGGGGTGTTGATTCCATAG
- a CDS encoding PAS domain S-box protein — protein sequence MKEKETTQPQPSNVTDTPSLHSDDFAAIVQSEERYRAVIDALTEGILFLDRRGVVRTWNARAEHLLGLSSEQLRGEFPFDPQWRTIHENGAPFVRTAYPGRFTLATGQPCFGVIMGIERPGTERTWLSINSRAICCNQEQTPAAAVVSFADITEHRRKEQALQDSERFARATVDALSASIAILDETGTIITVNQAWRDFALANAPGTSGLGEGTNYLAVCDTAANAGVESAKEFAAGLRAVMHGEQDTFSLDYDCHAANEQRWFTGRITRFHGAGPLRVVVAHENITVRKQAEERLQEHERLATIEATAATFAHEVGNPINSIATTLQLLQRRLNVLATPPEESIMAPVRNIASEIIRLTQLLNDFRALANRVK from the coding sequence ATGAAAGAAAAGGAAACTACACAGCCACAGCCCAGCAATGTGACGGACACACCCTCGCTTCACTCCGATGACTTTGCCGCGATCGTCCAGAGTGAAGAACGCTATCGAGCGGTGATCGACGCATTGACCGAGGGTATATTATTCCTCGACAGACGCGGCGTTGTACGGACCTGGAACGCAAGAGCGGAACATCTCCTTGGTCTCTCGTCCGAGCAGCTACGGGGCGAATTTCCCTTTGACCCGCAATGGCGGACGATACACGAGAACGGTGCCCCGTTTGTACGCACCGCTTATCCAGGGAGGTTCACGCTCGCGACTGGCCAGCCGTGTTTTGGCGTCATCATGGGGATTGAAAGACCTGGGACAGAGCGGACCTGGCTCTCCATCAACTCTCGTGCGATTTGCTGCAATCAGGAGCAGACGCCAGCTGCGGCCGTGGTCTCCTTTGCTGACATCACCGAACACAGGCGGAAGGAGCAGGCGCTACAGGACTCTGAACGATTTGCGCGGGCGACCGTCGACGCGCTGAGTGCGTCGATCGCCATTCTTGACGAGACCGGTACGATCATCACCGTCAATCAAGCCTGGCGTGACTTTGCTCTTGCCAACGCTCCTGGGACCAGTGGGCTCGGCGAGGGGACGAACTATCTCGCAGTCTGTGATACCGCGGCAAATGCAGGTGTGGAAAGCGCGAAAGAGTTCGCTGCTGGCCTTCGCGCGGTCATGCACGGGGAGCAGGATACCTTTTCGCTTGACTACGACTGCCACGCAGCCAACGAACAACGCTGGTTTACCGGACGTATCACCCGATTTCACGGAGCTGGGCCTCTGCGAGTCGTGGTTGCGCACGAAAACATCACCGTGCGGAAACAGGCCGAGGAACGTTTGCAGGAACATGAACGGCTGGCGACGATCGAGGCAACTGCCGCGACTTTTGCCCACGAAGTTGGCAACCCGATCAACAGCATCGCCACGACCCTGCAGTTATTACAGCGGCGTCTGAACGTGCTCGCCACACCGCCAGAAGAAAGCATCATGGCCCCGGTACGGAATATCGCCAGTGAAATCATCCGGCTCACCCAGCTCCTCAATGATTTTCGCGCGCTTGCCAATCGAGTAAAGTAA
- a CDS encoding NAD(P)/FAD-dependent oxidoreductase, with translation MPTIEELGFDPEELRRRYAAERSKRLREDGNNQYQEIIGQFAHYNVDPYVEPGFTRPALHEELDVLIIGGGFGGLLAAARLQEIGVTNIRIIEKAGDFGGTWYWNRYPGAQCDVESYVYLPLLEETGYMPKEKYSFAPEILAHAQRIGRHFKLYDRACFQTQIREARWNEETTRWTVTTDRDDVFNARFVIMCSGPLNRPKLPAIAGIEKFKGHTFHTSRWDYHYTGGDSAGNLHKLHDKRVAIVGTGATAIQCVPHLGKHAKQLYVFQRTPSSVDKRGNMPTDPEWVKTLTPGWQAHRNNNFCTLMAGRPVDEDLVNDGWTSLFKKLTRLFSRRNNADLTEDERTQLAEIADFQQMNEIRARVSTIVTDPRTAEALQPWYGQWCKRPTFNDDYLPTFNRPTVKLVDTKGNGVDRVTEHGVVVNGVEYEVDCLIFATGFEVGTAYTRRAEFELYGRDGLRLSDAWAGGMRTYHGFLSCDFPNCFHMGLTQTGLAPNFTYLIEGQAQHIAQLIATVDARQAKTIEPTPEAVAEWIELMSKPNALTEYQNACTPGYYNGEGKNTGIGFVGTQYPQGAPSFFKMLARWREQGDCKGLIIE, from the coding sequence ATGCCGACGATTGAAGAGCTTGGCTTTGATCCCGAAGAGCTGCGCCGACGCTACGCTGCCGAACGGAGCAAGCGTCTGCGAGAAGATGGCAACAATCAGTATCAAGAAATTATTGGCCAGTTCGCGCATTACAATGTCGACCCGTATGTGGAACCAGGCTTCACTCGCCCCGCCCTGCACGAAGAGCTTGATGTCCTGATCATTGGCGGTGGCTTTGGTGGTTTGCTGGCCGCCGCACGGTTGCAAGAAATCGGCGTAACCAATATTCGCATCATCGAGAAAGCCGGAGATTTTGGTGGCACCTGGTATTGGAATCGCTATCCAGGAGCGCAGTGCGACGTCGAATCCTATGTTTACCTGCCGTTGTTAGAAGAGACCGGTTATATGCCCAAGGAGAAGTACTCCTTTGCGCCGGAGATTCTTGCCCATGCCCAGCGCATCGGTCGCCATTTCAAGCTCTACGACCGTGCCTGCTTTCAGACGCAAATTAGAGAAGCACGCTGGAATGAAGAGACAACGCGGTGGACAGTCACGACGGATCGCGACGATGTATTCAACGCACGTTTTGTGATCATGTGTAGTGGTCCGCTAAACCGTCCCAAGTTACCAGCCATTGCAGGTATCGAGAAGTTCAAGGGACATACCTTTCACACCAGTCGCTGGGACTACCACTATACCGGCGGCGATAGCGCCGGGAATTTACACAAACTGCACGACAAACGGGTGGCGATTGTTGGCACTGGCGCAACGGCCATCCAATGCGTCCCTCATCTTGGTAAACATGCCAAACAACTGTACGTGTTCCAACGGACGCCCTCTTCCGTGGATAAGCGGGGCAACATGCCGACTGACCCTGAATGGGTCAAGACTCTCACGCCCGGTTGGCAGGCCCACCGCAACAACAATTTCTGTACGCTTATGGCCGGGCGGCCAGTTGACGAAGATCTTGTCAACGATGGCTGGACGAGCCTCTTCAAGAAGCTCACGCGGCTGTTTTCGCGCAGGAACAACGCTGACCTTACCGAAGACGAGCGGACGCAACTGGCGGAGATCGCTGACTTTCAGCAGATGAACGAGATTCGCGCGCGGGTCTCGACGATCGTCACCGACCCACGAACCGCAGAGGCGCTCCAGCCGTGGTATGGGCAATGGTGCAAACGCCCTACGTTCAACGATGACTATCTCCCGACCTTCAATCGCCCTACCGTCAAACTCGTAGATACAAAAGGCAATGGTGTGGATCGGGTGACCGAACACGGTGTTGTCGTGAATGGCGTGGAGTATGAAGTTGACTGTTTGATTTTCGCGACCGGCTTCGAGGTTGGCACCGCGTATACCCGGCGGGCGGAGTTCGAGCTCTACGGTCGCGATGGTCTACGGCTCAGCGATGCCTGGGCCGGAGGGATGCGCACCTATCATGGGTTCCTGAGTTGTGACTTCCCGAATTGTTTCCACATGGGCTTGACCCAAACGGGTTTGGCTCCCAACTTTACCTACTTAATCGAAGGGCAGGCGCAGCATATTGCGCAGCTCATCGCGACGGTCGACGCCCGTCAGGCGAAGACCATCGAACCGACGCCTGAGGCTGTGGCAGAGTGGATCGAGTTGATGTCGAAACCCAACGCCCTGACCGAGTACCAAAATGCCTGTACCCCTGGCTATTACAATGGCGAAGGGAAAAACACTGGTATCGGCTTCGTCGGGACGCAGTATCCGCAGGGGGCGCCCTCGTTCTTCAAGATGCTTGCCCGTTGGCGTGAGCAGGGCGATTGCAAAGGCCTCATCATCGAGTAG
- a CDS encoding alpha/beta hydrolase — protein MLPGRLSSPDRVLRTDPRADPRLIAACAPFGLDGAPPPAPVDVNSSMQAKLDYVAANEAGMDAVFSALFANLLPITNVGRRTEVIKGVDGNDISLYIHTPKNAAGPLPCVYHIHGGGMVLLAAADATYVRWRDELAAQGMVVVGVEFRNGGGRLGNHPFPAGLNDCMSGLQWTFDHKASLKISKIVVSGESGGGNLTLAVSLKAKKDGKLAQINGVYALCPYIYGAWAQKGKDLPSLYENDGYLIACDQMGVLASVYDPEQKNGTNPLCWPYHATRDDLQGLPPHVVSVNELDPLRDEGLKYYQKLMAAGVRVYSRTVNGTCHAADVLFRQALPDVYAATQRDIKGFADSL, from the coding sequence CTGTTGCCTGGCCGCCTTAGCAGTCCCGACCGGGTTTTGCGGACCGATCCACGAGCTGATCCGCGTCTCATTGCTGCCTGCGCGCCCTTCGGTTTGGACGGTGCCCCACCGCCCGCGCCAGTAGACGTCAACTCATCAATGCAAGCCAAACTCGACTACGTCGCAGCCAATGAGGCCGGCATGGACGCCGTATTCTCGGCGTTGTTTGCCAACCTCCTGCCAATCACAAATGTAGGGCGACGCACTGAGGTCATAAAAGGTGTAGACGGCAACGACATCAGCTTGTATATCCACACGCCCAAGAACGCCGCTGGACCACTGCCCTGCGTGTATCACATTCACGGCGGCGGCATGGTGCTGCTGGCTGCTGCCGATGCGACCTACGTGCGCTGGCGCGATGAGCTTGCAGCACAGGGCATGGTGGTTGTTGGCGTCGAATTTCGTAATGGCGGGGGCAGACTAGGTAATCACCCCTTCCCTGCCGGTTTGAATGACTGCATGAGCGGCCTGCAGTGGACGTTCGATCACAAGGCTTCCTTGAAAATCTCGAAGATCGTGGTGTCCGGTGAGTCGGGCGGCGGGAACCTGACCCTAGCCGTCTCATTGAAAGCCAAGAAGGATGGCAAGCTTGCGCAGATTAATGGCGTGTATGCCTTATGTCCCTATATTTATGGTGCGTGGGCACAAAAGGGCAAAGACTTGCCGTCTCTGTATGAAAACGATGGCTATCTGATCGCCTGCGATCAGATGGGGGTGTTGGCCTCTGTCTATGATCCTGAGCAGAAGAACGGCACCAACCCGCTGTGCTGGCCGTATCATGCGACACGAGACGACCTGCAAGGGCTGCCCCCACACGTCGTCTCGGTGAATGAGCTCGATCCCTTACGAGATGAGGGTTTGAAATATTACCAGAAGCTCATGGCCGCCGGAGTTCGCGTGTACAGCCGGACGGTCAACGGTACGTGTCATGCCGCTGACGTCCTGTTCCGCCAGGCACTGCCTGACGTCTATGCAGCGACCCAACGCGACATCAAGGGCTTTGCCGATTCGTTATAA